In Bacteriovorax stolpii, a single genomic region encodes these proteins:
- a CDS encoding methionine aminotransferase, translated as MKPLNNTVEQFTESIFSTMTKMAMENKAINLSQGFPDFDGPSWVSDLAVKALKEAKNQYAPSMGVLSLREAIAHNYARFYNYQVNPLSEVVVTNGATEAIFCACLALLNPGDEVVVLEPFYDSYLASIKLSGAKAIPVTLKAPDFHFDIEELKAAISDKTKLLIVNNPHNPTGKVFTAEEIKIIGDLAKKHDFYLLSDEVYEFLTFDVAHKPTATYEDLKERTITISSTGKTFGLTGWKIGWAIGPAALIKAIHNVHQFSTFCVAHPLQVAMAEALMKMDEYLVDFRADYKKKKELLVTGLKELGFNVLSPKGTYFAMALLPEGENDIDYCKKLIVEKKVATIPTSAFYIKSDEGSRMIRFCFAKKDETLLGALENLKH; from the coding sequence ATGAAGCCACTAAATAACACTGTTGAGCAGTTTACTGAATCCATCTTTTCCACCATGACAAAAATGGCCATGGAAAATAAGGCAATTAACCTCTCTCAGGGCTTTCCTGACTTCGATGGGCCTTCTTGGGTAAGTGATTTGGCCGTTAAAGCTCTTAAAGAAGCTAAAAACCAATATGCCCCTTCAATGGGTGTTTTATCTCTCAGAGAAGCCATTGCTCACAATTACGCGCGTTTTTATAACTACCAAGTAAATCCTCTTAGTGAGGTTGTTGTTACTAACGGAGCAACTGAAGCCATTTTCTGTGCTTGTTTAGCACTTTTAAATCCAGGTGACGAAGTTGTGGTGCTGGAGCCTTTTTATGATTCTTATTTAGCATCTATAAAGCTTTCTGGAGCTAAGGCCATTCCTGTGACTTTAAAGGCGCCGGACTTCCACTTTGATATCGAAGAGCTAAAGGCCGCTATCTCAGATAAAACTAAACTTTTAATCGTCAATAATCCTCACAACCCAACGGGGAAGGTGTTTACGGCCGAAGAAATTAAGATCATCGGCGACCTGGCAAAAAAGCACGACTTCTACCTGCTTTCAGATGAAGTTTATGAGTTCTTAACTTTTGATGTTGCTCACAAACCGACTGCGACCTATGAAGATTTAAAAGAGAGAACTATTACCATCTCTTCGACAGGTAAGACTTTTGGTCTAACTGGATGGAAGATTGGTTGGGCGATTGGGCCAGCAGCTTTAATTAAAGCAATTCACAATGTTCACCAGTTCTCAACATTCTGCGTGGCCCATCCATTACAAGTGGCGATGGCAGAAGCGCTGATGAAAATGGATGAGTACTTAGTAGACTTTAGAGCTGATTATAAGAAGAAAAAAGAGCTTCTGGTTACTGGGTTAAAAGAGCTTGGCTTCAATGTCCTGAGTCCAAAGGGGACATATTTTGCGATGGCACTTCTACCTGAAGGTGAAAATGATATTGATTACTGTAAAAAATTAATTGTAGAAAAGAAGGTCGCAACAATTCCAACATCGGCCTTTTATATCAAGTCAGATGAAGGATCGCGTATGATCAGATTCTGTTTTGCCAAGAAAGATGAAACGCTTTTAGGCGCATTGGAAAACTTAAAGCACTAA
- a CDS encoding YkgJ family cysteine cluster protein codes for MSTNSLNLKNFEELSQSILREYDDISEKFHAFQANNRLDCVSGCGKCCFKPDIYCSPIELLPLALELLRRGEAQAVYDKCLESKEERCPFLHVNNAEKFQGKCTEYAFRPLVCRTFGVSARHGKKNNIEYSVCKTLKEEKATAFQSLVDSNYPHTQKDLPYIDSAKHRLTTLDPRFLEEEHTIKKSLKIILEKVLLYASYAE; via the coding sequence ATGTCTACGAACTCTTTAAACCTCAAAAACTTTGAAGAACTCTCGCAGTCCATTTTGCGTGAGTACGATGACATTTCCGAGAAATTCCATGCCTTCCAGGCTAACAACCGACTTGATTGTGTCAGTGGTTGCGGAAAGTGCTGTTTTAAGCCCGATATTTATTGCTCACCAATAGAACTTCTTCCTCTGGCCCTTGAACTTTTAAGAAGAGGAGAGGCGCAGGCCGTTTATGATAAATGCCTAGAGAGCAAAGAGGAGAGATGCCCTTTTCTTCATGTGAATAACGCTGAAAAATTCCAGGGCAAATGCACGGAGTATGCTTTCCGTCCGCTCGTTTGCCGCACCTTCGGTGTTTCAGCAAGACATGGGAAGAAAAACAATATCGAATACTCTGTTTGTAAAACACTTAAGGAAGAAAAGGCCACCGCCTTCCAGTCGCTGGTGGATAGCAATTATCCACATACACAAAAAGATCTCCCATACATTGATAGCGCCAAACACCGCCTGACAACACTCGACCCACGCTTCCTTGAAGAAGAACACACCATCAAAAAATCGTTGAAAATTATTCTGGAAAAAGTTCTGCTATACGCTTCGTACGCTGAGTAA
- a CDS encoding response regulator transcription factor produces the protein MKILLIDDDDNFVSSLVLEFQDRSIDVVGFSRFSDIPQNLILDSTHAIVDLRLKGENGLNILVELRELNPAMKMVMLTGFGTISTAVEAMRLGAINYLSKPVSFDVLLHTLQNAQSDEVALSESEMTLAEKEREYIEYVLVKCDGNISKAAKILGLHRQSLQRMLKKYPFHRGE, from the coding sequence GTGAAAATCCTTTTGATTGATGACGATGACAATTTTGTAAGTTCTTTAGTATTAGAATTCCAAGACAGAAGTATTGATGTTGTGGGATTTTCTCGCTTCAGCGATATTCCACAAAATCTGATTTTAGATTCTACTCACGCCATTGTTGACCTGAGATTAAAAGGTGAAAACGGACTCAATATTTTGGTGGAGTTAAGAGAGTTAAATCCTGCTATGAAAATGGTTATGCTCACTGGGTTTGGAACGATTTCCACAGCAGTTGAGGCCATGCGCTTAGGGGCGATTAACTACCTCTCTAAACCAGTTTCTTTTGATGTTCTTCTGCACACTCTGCAAAATGCACAAAGCGATGAAGTGGCACTTTCTGAGTCGGAAATGACACTTGCCGAAAAAGAGCGCGAGTATATTGAATATGTACTAGTTAAGTGTGACGGAAACATTTCCAAGGCGGCAAAAATCCTGGGTCTTCACCGCCAAAGCCTCCAGCGTATGCTCAAGAAATACCCCTTCCACAGAGGCGAATAA
- the mtnC gene encoding acireductone synthase, producing the protein MKFILTDVEGTTTAISFVHDVLFPFSQERMKEYIQKHASKKEVQEALNLTKKTALEENQQTINDEQAGDLLLQWIKEDRKHPALKSLQGEIWEEGYASGAIKGHVYSDVLPALKKWKENGLGLGVYSSGSVKAQHLIFGFSTEGNLRPFFSHHFDTAVGHKREVNSYKNIIAELKIQASDILFLSDIKEELDAAREAGMKTTQLVRQDDVVLGDHPKARDFSEIKL; encoded by the coding sequence ATGAAATTCATTCTAACTGACGTTGAAGGCACAACCACTGCCATTAGTTTTGTTCACGATGTCCTTTTTCCTTTCTCTCAAGAAAGAATGAAAGAGTACATTCAAAAGCATGCTTCAAAAAAAGAAGTACAAGAAGCTTTAAACTTAACGAAGAAAACGGCGTTAGAAGAAAACCAACAGACAATTAACGACGAACAAGCGGGCGATCTTCTCCTTCAGTGGATCAAAGAAGACCGCAAGCACCCTGCTCTAAAATCCCTTCAGGGAGAAATTTGGGAAGAGGGATACGCTAGTGGGGCCATTAAGGGTCACGTGTACTCAGACGTCCTTCCTGCCCTTAAAAAGTGGAAGGAAAATGGTCTTGGACTTGGTGTGTACTCATCAGGTTCAGTGAAGGCCCAGCATCTTATTTTTGGTTTCTCAACAGAAGGAAACCTTCGTCCTTTTTTCAGTCATCACTTTGATACGGCCGTAGGTCACAAGCGCGAAGTGAACTCGTATAAAAACATCATTGCTGAACTTAAAATCCAGGCTTCAGACATTCTCTTTCTTTCTGATATCAAAGAAGAATTGGATGCAGCGAGAGAGGCTGGCATGAAGACTACTCAACTAGTGAGACAAGATGATGTGGTTTTAGGTGATCACCCAAAAGCGCGCGATTTCAGCGAAATCAAACTCTAA
- the mtnB gene encoding methylthioribulose 1-phosphate dehydratase, with product MSFIISAQDYEESKKLAALVRVMNSLGHNPATSGNYSLRSKTNPDIALVSESGIDKSKFTEDNFLPLYYQTREMHEDYKASGRKSSDETDIHLTIYQITKANCVLHSHILDSLLFADLFPGKQFATIKNLELLKGFKGIKTHELEINIPVFDNTQDIRSLAEEVKPAILSQPNSYGLLLRGHGIYVWGDSVEEAKRHLEVFEYIFKYYLNSNKRIG from the coding sequence GTGTCATTTATCATCAGTGCTCAAGATTACGAAGAATCAAAAAAACTAGCGGCCCTTGTTCGTGTTATGAACAGTTTGGGACACAATCCGGCCACATCAGGGAATTACTCTCTAAGATCAAAGACTAACCCGGATATCGCTCTGGTTTCAGAATCAGGAATTGATAAAAGTAAATTTACTGAGGACAACTTTCTTCCACTTTATTATCAAACACGCGAAATGCACGAAGACTACAAAGCTTCAGGAAGAAAATCTTCTGATGAAACTGATATTCACCTGACAATTTACCAAATTACAAAAGCTAACTGTGTTCTTCACAGCCATATTTTAGATTCACTTCTTTTTGCCGATCTTTTCCCTGGAAAACAATTTGCGACAATCAAGAACCTTGAACTTCTAAAAGGATTTAAAGGAATCAAAACTCACGAACTGGAAATCAACATCCCGGTTTTCGACAACACCCAAGATATCAGGTCACTGGCAGAAGAAGTAAAGCCTGCGATTCTTTCTCAACCTAATAGCTACGGGCTGCTTCTTCGCGGTCACGGAATTTATGTTTGGGGTGACAGTGTTGAAGAGGCCAAAAGACACCTGGAAGTTTTTGAATATATTTTTAAATACTATCTGAACTCTAACAAAAGGATTGGATAA
- a CDS encoding 1,2-dihydroxy-3-keto-5-methylthiopentene dioxygenase, with product MAKLFLAKTNETITDFPKIKEYLNAHKIMIEKWEANTKLADDADQETILAAYAHELKPFMEKYGYPTADVINVTPATPNLQAIREKFMKEHRHSDDEIRFFVDGEGIFWFHLDNDEVIAVTCNAGDFMSVPKNFRHWFDLHPKYFVKAIRIFSNIEGWVPHYTNSGVDASYNP from the coding sequence ATGGCAAAGTTATTCCTGGCAAAAACCAACGAAACAATTACTGATTTTCCAAAAATCAAAGAATATTTAAACGCTCATAAGATTATGATCGAAAAATGGGAAGCGAACACAAAGCTTGCCGACGATGCTGATCAAGAGACGATCCTGGCAGCTTACGCCCACGAGTTAAAGCCCTTCATGGAAAAATACGGGTACCCGACAGCTGACGTTATCAACGTCACTCCAGCGACTCCAAACCTTCAGGCCATCAGAGAAAAATTCATGAAAGAACACCGCCACTCAGACGACGAGATTAGATTCTTTGTCGATGGTGAAGGGATCTTCTGGTTTCATTTAGACAACGATGAAGTGATCGCTGTGACTTGTAATGCTGGGGATTTCATGTCGGTACCTAAGAACTTCCGTCACTGGTTTGACCTGCACCCGAAATACTTTGTAAAAGCAATCCGCATCTTCTCCAACATTGAAGGATGGGTTCCGCACTATACAAACTCAGGTGTCGATGCGAGCTACAATCCATGA
- a CDS encoding 2-aminoethylphosphonate aminotransferase, whose protein sequence is MKTVKRNILLNPGPATTTDTVKNAMVVPDICPRELEFGELTLSVRDDLIKVARGEKNHTCVLLTSSGTGGVEACLTSVIPMDKKVLIVNNGAYGERMQAICDAYGIAHVDYNIPAGKPVDLAELEKMIQAHQKDLSHVAFIHHETTVGILNPLKEICSLAHKYKLENIVDAMSSFAGMDIDVERDEVDYLVSSSNKCIQGMAGISFVIARLENLKKTSSIKRNFYFNLMANYEYLNKNKQFLFTPPVQTLYALRQAVTEYFQEGAENRFARYASMYEVMKKRVKELGFEFLVEEKHHAKLLTAILDPKSPNYSFNEMHDYLFERGFTIYPGKVGSINTFRLSNIGAIYPADIEAFLKVFEEYLRLKKII, encoded by the coding sequence ATGAAAACTGTTAAGCGCAATATTTTATTAAATCCAGGTCCGGCAACAACAACTGATACGGTTAAAAACGCGATGGTTGTTCCAGATATTTGTCCAAGAGAATTGGAGTTTGGTGAACTGACTCTTTCTGTGAGAGACGATTTAATTAAAGTGGCCCGCGGTGAAAAAAACCACACATGTGTTCTTTTAACGTCGTCAGGAACGGGTGGTGTTGAAGCTTGTTTAACATCTGTTATTCCGATGGATAAAAAAGTCCTGATCGTTAATAACGGAGCTTACGGAGAGCGTATGCAGGCGATCTGTGATGCTTATGGAATTGCTCACGTTGATTACAATATCCCAGCTGGAAAACCAGTTGATTTAGCTGAACTAGAAAAAATGATTCAAGCTCACCAGAAAGATTTATCTCACGTTGCTTTCATTCACCATGAAACAACTGTAGGGATTTTAAATCCATTAAAAGAGATTTGTAGTCTTGCTCACAAGTATAAATTGGAAAACATTGTCGATGCCATGAGCTCGTTTGCAGGAATGGACATCGATGTAGAAAGAGATGAAGTGGATTACCTGGTTTCCTCTTCAAATAAATGTATCCAAGGAATGGCGGGAATCAGTTTTGTCATCGCTAGACTTGAGAATCTTAAAAAGACATCGTCGATCAAAAGAAATTTTTATTTCAACCTGATGGCGAACTACGAATACTTAAATAAGAACAAACAATTCCTTTTTACTCCTCCAGTGCAGACGCTGTACGCTTTAAGACAAGCAGTGACTGAGTATTTCCAGGAAGGAGCAGAAAACCGTTTTGCCCGTTACGCTTCAATGTATGAAGTGATGAAAAAACGAGTGAAGGAACTAGGGTTTGAATTCTTAGTTGAAGAAAAGCACCACGCTAAACTTCTGACGGCCATCTTAGACCCGAAGAGCCCGAATTATTCATTCAATGAAATGCACGACTACCTTTTTGAGCGTGGCTTTACTATCTATCCAGGTAAAGTAGGAAGCATCAACACTTTCAGACTCTCGAATATTGGCGCGATTTATCCTGCCGATATCGAGGCATTTCTAAAAGTGTTCGAAGAATACTTAAGGCTAAAAAAGATCATCTAA
- a CDS encoding O-antigen ligase family protein — protein sequence MIEPKFSVPKIIDFCCITLIVLIFVSKLSFKWMQIVPYSIPPFIFQYGLHPFINFGLQVVIALILIYYWLKNRSNFPLSKFYKVFIWTLIAILTIQTLFQITLVNVTQSVLVQLGGLGMAIMLILIYGVIVPAVFPLRKFCDWMNKASTFLVITSVLFLPILFPFMFRGGRFVGFFKHIPHMVTASTASFIFFFPKIFQDKPWTLKNNTLLKILGLFIITLAVLATSTKAAFGTIVITGFVGILIYGSKKRSVRLFKFTFLSCLLISILLVGAPTSQFMYEVTTGKTGFGLRPAQDGVSTRMDEVFRGWTMFEQSPYFGHGLLYKFFSGAKEGIEVESYNSFKDPHNLFVSAGVIGGYPLLILSIIAYLLMIVGVLKGLKEDDIDRQTMALFLLSHLPVFIIYHANFSLGGMGDRIYWMVFGYLGQEWGSIIKKPIKISDGVGNPQ from the coding sequence ATGATTGAGCCTAAGTTTTCCGTTCCAAAGATCATCGACTTTTGTTGTATTACGCTCATTGTCCTGATCTTTGTTTCAAAACTTTCTTTTAAATGGATGCAGATCGTTCCTTACTCGATCCCTCCTTTTATTTTTCAATACGGTCTTCACCCTTTTATTAACTTCGGACTTCAGGTCGTCATTGCTCTCATCCTGATTTATTACTGGTTAAAAAACCGTAGTAACTTTCCTCTGTCTAAGTTTTATAAAGTTTTTATCTGGACCTTGATTGCCATTTTAACCATTCAGACACTTTTTCAAATCACTCTGGTAAACGTCACTCAATCAGTACTCGTTCAGCTCGGTGGTCTCGGTATGGCCATTATGCTTATCCTGATTTACGGCGTGATTGTCCCCGCCGTTTTTCCTTTAAGAAAATTCTGCGATTGGATGAATAAGGCCAGCACCTTTTTAGTTATTACCAGTGTGCTTTTTCTACCGATCCTTTTTCCTTTCATGTTTCGTGGCGGACGCTTCGTTGGATTTTTTAAGCACATCCCACACATGGTAACTGCAAGCACAGCTTCTTTTATTTTCTTTTTTCCTAAGATCTTCCAGGACAAACCTTGGACGCTTAAAAACAACACGCTTTTAAAAATCTTGGGACTCTTCATTATCACTCTCGCCGTTCTTGCCACTTCAACCAAAGCGGCCTTCGGAACTATTGTGATCACTGGTTTTGTAGGGATTCTTATCTACGGATCGAAAAAAAGATCAGTGCGCTTATTTAAGTTCACTTTCCTTTCATGCCTTTTGATTTCTATTCTTCTAGTGGGTGCCCCGACTTCGCAATTTATGTATGAAGTGACAACCGGAAAAACTGGTTTTGGACTAAGACCTGCTCAAGATGGGGTCTCAACCAGAATGGACGAAGTGTTTCGTGGTTGGACAATGTTTGAACAAAGCCCTTACTTCGGCCACGGTCTCCTTTATAAGTTTTTTAGCGGCGCTAAAGAAGGGATCGAAGTCGAAAGTTACAACTCTTTTAAGGACCCGCACAACCTCTTCGTGTCGGCCGGAGTTATCGGTGGCTACCCACTGCTCATTCTCTCGATTATTGCCTACCTCTTAATGATCGTCGGGGTGCTAAAGGGCCTTAAAGAAGACGATATCGACCGCCAGACCATGGCCCTCTTTCTCCTTTCCCACCTTCCGGTTTTTATCATTTACCACGCCAACTTCTCGCTAGGCGGCATGGGCGATAGAATCTACTGGATGGTTTTCGGCTACTTAGGCCAGGAATGGGGGTCAATTATTAAGAAACCAATAAAAATTTCAGATGGTGTTGGCAATCCTCAATAA
- a CDS encoding redoxin domain-containing protein, with protein sequence MKSIFLFLFACFSLGVSAATMPTLTSYPSGKEKNLNTDKKTKVLVFLSKTCPCTQQNIPYINEMAKTFPEIEFIGVHSVRNATAKDIEEIRQNYKAEFPIIDDSDLKMADFLKANRTPQTFILNESNEVLYSGGVTERTNPYSAKKLYLKNALTELANNLAITEKETRSLGCIILR encoded by the coding sequence ATGAAGAGCATCTTTCTTTTTTTATTCGCATGCTTTTCGCTAGGAGTTTCTGCGGCCACGATGCCGACTCTCACTTCTTATCCTTCCGGAAAAGAAAAAAACTTAAACACGGATAAAAAAACAAAGGTGCTAGTGTTCTTGAGCAAAACTTGTCCCTGCACTCAACAGAACATCCCCTACATCAACGAAATGGCCAAAACTTTTCCAGAGATCGAATTCATTGGGGTTCACTCGGTAAGAAATGCAACTGCTAAAGACATTGAAGAAATCAGACAAAACTACAAGGCCGAATTTCCAATTATCGACGACAGTGATTTAAAGATGGCCGATTTTCTGAAAGCGAACCGCACACCTCAAACCTTCATCCTGAACGAAAGCAATGAAGTGCTCTATAGCGGTGGAGTGACTGAAAGAACCAATCCCTACAGTGCTAAAAAACTCTATTTAAAAAATGCTCTCACTGAACTTGCCAACAACCTGGCCATCACTGAGAAAGAAACAAGGTCACTCGGATGCATTATTTTAAGATAA
- a CDS encoding MaoC family dehydratase: MKTGDIHTEKLTITSAHIQKFADFSGDFNPVHFDDEAARAQGFKGRIAHGMVAASHFSKIFANEFPGAGTIYLSQTFKFHAPVYVDDVLTYRLEVIAQKEGKPIFTVKTEAFGADDTLRISGEALIRAAR; the protein is encoded by the coding sequence GTGAAAACTGGAGATATTCATACTGAAAAACTTACCATAACCTCAGCTCATATTCAAAAATTTGCTGATTTTTCTGGCGACTTTAATCCGGTTCATTTTGATGATGAAGCAGCAAGGGCCCAAGGTTTCAAAGGGAGAATTGCTCATGGGATGGTGGCAGCTTCACACTTTTCTAAAATTTTTGCCAATGAATTCCCGGGTGCCGGTACGATCTATTTAAGCCAGACATTTAAATTCCACGCCCCAGTTTATGTCGATGATGTATTAACCTACAGACTGGAAGTGATCGCTCAAAAAGAGGGAAAACCTATCTTCACAGTAAAGACTGAAGCTTTTGGTGCAGACGACACTCTTCGCATTTCAGGTGAAGCTCTCATCAGGGCCGCGCGCTAA
- a CDS encoding SLBB domain-containing protein: MRRLIICLFTYSILVNQTFAATSESGKASKYNLSSPSEFVFESYPNQELIPIRLLGAVKNAGLYHVPANMKLTTLLSLAGGTNNEADLENIVIGNDQQNVIAPNGEEKKSLNVNLEEVLKAGAKNDYTLNSNDIVLIKNKSPLISNDSFRIISIVSVVLTALLTAVVIKDKLND; this comes from the coding sequence ATGAGACGCCTGATTATCTGTCTTTTTACGTACAGTATTTTAGTTAATCAAACATTTGCCGCAACGTCTGAATCGGGCAAAGCTTCAAAATACAACCTCAGCTCTCCTTCTGAATTTGTCTTCGAATCCTATCCTAATCAGGAATTGATTCCTATTCGTCTTCTTGGTGCCGTAAAGAATGCAGGCCTCTATCACGTGCCGGCCAATATGAAACTCACAACCCTACTTTCTCTTGCGGGTGGAACAAACAATGAAGCCGACTTGGAAAACATCGTCATCGGAAATGATCAGCAAAATGTCATTGCTCCTAACGGTGAAGAAAAGAAAAGCTTAAATGTGAATCTTGAAGAAGTGTTAAAGGCCGGTGCAAAAAATGATTACACTCTAAATTCAAATGACATTGTCTTAATTAAAAACAAAAGCCCACTTATCAGCAATGACTCATTTCGAATTATTTCGATCGTTTCAGTTGTACTGACTGCTCTTTTAACTGCCGTTGTTATTAAAGATAAATTAAATGATTGA
- a CDS encoding ATP-binding protein — protein MQTLPNQLRKWLFPLGSQLNENLLRASLIISLRWVILLVEFITAVAYGFMGKLLWINYAYIVLSIVLMVVFNTVVTITLKGKEKVSSSFLAFQLFFDLLQLFIFLKLVMSKANPLIEIFYLPLIVSIIALPFVWNFIYSLAVVAVVGSFYLSSGADHHNYHHFYSHLFTMGLICFTLNLLMSFIRHFQKRLETLQNYKQRMDHLKVVGAMTSGFCHQMATPLNTIKLRLDRMNRHQAYSQDDLNSALMALGQCEVALRDLSEMRAEKTMGMRERIELKSFCQSLIANSYPEMKLLIDERAQSVSCHPQLLTQTLLDLFDNAFDASKDQVQLTIYQDNEFVHFEVINREAVISHDVLSKLGEPFNSTKEQGAGLGLFNAFNSALVMNGTFKIFNKNENVHALLSLPVILEEVQT, from the coding sequence ATGCAAACCTTACCTAACCAATTGAGAAAATGGCTCTTCCCATTGGGAAGCCAGCTTAATGAGAATTTATTGAGGGCCTCTCTCATTATTTCTCTGCGCTGGGTAATTCTTCTGGTGGAGTTTATTACTGCAGTGGCCTATGGTTTTATGGGCAAGCTCCTGTGGATAAACTATGCTTATATTGTCCTAAGTATTGTCCTGATGGTGGTTTTTAACACTGTCGTGACTATCACTCTTAAGGGGAAAGAAAAGGTTAGTTCGAGCTTTCTTGCCTTCCAACTTTTTTTCGATCTACTTCAGCTTTTCATCTTCCTGAAGCTCGTGATGTCGAAGGCCAATCCATTAATTGAAATTTTTTACCTGCCGCTTATTGTGTCTATTATTGCTTTGCCGTTTGTCTGGAATTTTATCTATTCACTGGCCGTTGTTGCTGTTGTGGGAAGCTTTTATCTTTCATCAGGGGCCGATCACCATAACTACCATCACTTTTATTCTCATCTTTTTACGATGGGACTGATTTGTTTCACTTTGAATCTTTTGATGAGCTTCATCAGGCATTTTCAGAAACGTTTAGAAACACTTCAGAATTATAAACAGCGAATGGACCACTTGAAAGTTGTTGGAGCAATGACTTCAGGTTTTTGTCATCAGATGGCAACTCCACTTAATACGATTAAGCTTCGTCTCGATCGCATGAACCGTCATCAAGCTTATTCGCAGGATGATTTGAATTCGGCCTTAATGGCCTTGGGGCAATGTGAAGTGGCCTTGCGTGATTTATCAGAGATGCGTGCAGAAAAAACTATGGGAATGAGAGAGAGAATTGAGCTTAAGAGCTTTTGCCAAAGCTTGATTGCAAATTCGTACCCTGAGATGAAGTTGCTCATTGATGAAAGAGCTCAGTCGGTATCTTGTCATCCGCAGCTACTCACTCAAACTCTCTTGGATCTTTTTGATAACGCTTTTGATGCTTCAAAAGACCAAGTACAGCTTACTATTTATCAGGACAATGAGTTCGTTCATTTTGAAGTGATCAATAGAGAGGCCGTTATCTCTCACGATGTTTTATCAAAATTAGGGGAGCCGTTTAACAGCACAAAAGAGCAAGGTGCAGGTCTTGGTCTTTTTAATGCTTTTAACTCTGCATTAGTAATGAATGGGACATTCAAAATTTTTAATAAGAATGAAAATGTCCATGCTCTTTTATCCTTGCCAGTTATCCTGGAAGAGGTGCAAACGTGA
- a CDS encoding COG3650 family protein, whose protein sequence is MKKTIALMSMLLSLSAMAADYSCSGTEPFWDLKIEGNTVTFNEFMADETTTKEEIISRVDAQGLAPDFAFVVETKNAKATIVTGECNDGMSDNIYEKHIMYTTGNTVLYGCCNEITK, encoded by the coding sequence ATGAAAAAAACAATCGCTTTAATGTCTATGCTTTTATCTCTATCTGCAATGGCCGCTGATTATTCATGTAGCGGAACTGAGCCATTCTGGGATCTAAAGATTGAAGGAAACACTGTCACTTTCAATGAATTTATGGCCGATGAAACAACAACTAAAGAAGAAATCATCTCACGTGTAGATGCTCAAGGTCTAGCTCCAGACTTCGCCTTCGTAGTTGAAACTAAAAATGCAAAAGCGACAATCGTTACTGGTGAATGTAATGATGGAATGAGCGATAACATTTACGAAAAACACATCATGTACACAACTGGTAATACAGTTCTTTACGGATGCTGCAACGAAATCACAAAGTAA